In the genome of Paenibacillus pabuli, one region contains:
- a CDS encoding carbohydrate ABC transporter permease, which yields MPRKFSLWEGFTIAVLAVIACVMLLPYVWMVLSSLKSNMDIVSGSGGLFPSKPSLDGYRTVFSEAPFVTWLLNSLVTSVIITVVTLFTSALAGYVFAKHQFKGKKLLFILILATMMIPFQVIMIPTYLITAELGLVNHLLAIILPNLVSSYGVFLAKQFIEEIPQELLEAARMDGSGEFRLMLRIVMPLIMPMLSALGIFTFMNSWNNYLWPLIVLNDESKMTVPLALVYFNGTHQVNYNVVMSAAVLITIPVIIMFLIFQKQFIKGLAMTGMK from the coding sequence ATGCCACGTAAATTCAGTCTGTGGGAAGGGTTTACTATCGCAGTTCTGGCAGTTATAGCTTGTGTTATGCTTTTGCCTTATGTCTGGATGGTGCTGTCATCACTGAAAAGCAACATGGACATCGTCTCGGGTTCCGGCGGGTTATTTCCAAGCAAGCCGAGCCTGGACGGATACCGAACGGTTTTTAGCGAGGCGCCGTTTGTTACGTGGCTGCTGAACAGCCTGGTGACATCCGTCATCATAACGGTAGTTACCTTATTTACCAGTGCTCTAGCCGGATATGTATTTGCCAAACATCAGTTTAAAGGCAAAAAACTGCTGTTCATTCTGATTTTGGCAACCATGATGATTCCCTTTCAGGTTATTATGATTCCCACGTATCTGATCACGGCGGAACTTGGACTGGTTAACCATTTGCTGGCAATTATTTTGCCCAATCTGGTCAGCTCCTACGGTGTATTTCTGGCTAAACAATTCATAGAAGAGATTCCACAGGAGCTGCTTGAGGCAGCGAGGATGGACGGTTCTGGCGAATTCAGACTGATGCTTCGCATCGTTATGCCGCTTATTATGCCGATGCTGTCAGCCTTGGGAATATTCACGTTTATGAACTCCTGGAATAACTACCTGTGGCCACTGATTGTATTAAATGATGAGAGCAAGATGACCGTTCCGTTGGCATTGGTCTATTTTAACGGAACGCACCAGGTTAATTACAACGTCGTCATGTCGGCTGCGGTACTGATTACAATACCGGTTATTATTATGTTCCTGATCTTCCAGAAGCAATTTATTAAAGGCCTAGCTATGACGGGTATGAAATAA
- a CDS encoding carbohydrate ABC transporter permease: MSTAISTNKAEKVNPAVKSTAYRAKRRFIIISLVPILLLFGVFAFLPIAWSLGLSAFKYDPLSSNAIFVGAENYIRMFQDSIFLKSLWVTFKFVFIAVLINIVITLLIASAIQRVRIPWLKNGFRTVFFLPTIAPLAGTAIVWNTMFNYNDGLFNMILAKLNMAPIQWLSDPHYALYSVIMMTLWADIGYNIVLFIAGLDSIPDMYYEAATLEGAGRWHVFLHITLPLLRRTLLFVSITTVVSYFQAFPQFQIMTKGGPFNETRVLSLQIYEQAFSSSNMGYASAMATVFLMIILLVTLLQLRWGRTQWEH, encoded by the coding sequence ATGAGTACTGCTATATCTACCAACAAGGCGGAAAAGGTTAACCCAGCGGTAAAGTCAACAGCTTACAGGGCAAAACGAAGGTTCATCATCATTTCACTCGTACCGATTTTGCTTCTGTTCGGGGTGTTTGCTTTCCTTCCCATCGCATGGAGTCTGGGCTTGTCTGCATTCAAGTATGACCCACTCAGCTCAAATGCGATTTTCGTGGGAGCGGAGAACTATATCCGCATGTTCCAGGATTCCATATTTCTGAAGTCATTGTGGGTAACCTTCAAATTTGTATTTATCGCTGTATTAATTAACATTGTCATTACGCTTTTAATCGCTTCAGCGATTCAGCGAGTCCGCATCCCGTGGCTCAAAAATGGCTTTCGAACCGTATTCTTTCTTCCTACAATCGCTCCGCTTGCGGGAACGGCCATCGTATGGAATACCATGTTCAATTACAATGATGGCTTGTTCAACATGATTCTCGCCAAGCTGAATATGGCGCCAATCCAGTGGCTAAGTGATCCGCATTACGCGCTCTATTCCGTCATTATGATGACCTTGTGGGCTGATATTGGCTATAATATCGTTCTTTTCATTGCGGGACTGGATTCCATCCCGGATATGTATTATGAAGCGGCGACGCTGGAGGGGGCGGGGCGTTGGCATGTCTTTCTTCATATCACACTGCCACTGCTGCGCAGAACGCTGCTGTTTGTTTCCATCACGACAGTTGTTTCCTACTTTCAGGCCTTCCCACAATTTCAGATTATGACCAAGGGCGGACCCTTCAACGAAACACGAGTGCTGTCACTGCAAATTTATGAACAGGCATTCTCCAGCTCCAATATGGGGTACGCATCCGCGATGGCAACCGTGTTTCTAATGATCATCCTGCTTGTGACATTGCTGCAACTTCGATGGGGACGCACGCAATGGGAACATTGA
- a CDS encoding carbohydrate kinase family protein, with protein sequence MMKRQETSPVVVIAGELNVDVIVSGGDVMPEWNREKMVDGFEVVLGSSSAITACALASLGADVRFVSVVGDDDFGKFCIAELQRMGVNTEHVTRLSGIRTGVTLSLSTPDDRGLLTYAGSIPLLTPNYIPESLLQQAAHLHFGSYYLQDGMRPHWLGLFAKLRVNGISTSFDTGWDVSNQWDREGISELLTVTDLFIPSEDELLHIFPADRIADVLDSMLPAVAGIVAVKQGSKGATLRELNESRISAESYTLTPVDTTGAGDCFNAGIIYGYLLGMRSEELLRFANACGALSTLGIGGTGSLPTMETVHLLQTEHEQ encoded by the coding sequence ATGATGAAGAGACAAGAAACAAGTCCCGTTGTTGTCATTGCTGGTGAGCTAAATGTAGACGTCATTGTATCCGGAGGGGATGTGATGCCGGAATGGAATCGGGAGAAAATGGTTGATGGCTTCGAGGTTGTATTGGGTTCCTCATCAGCAATTACAGCCTGTGCGCTGGCAAGCTTGGGAGCGGATGTGAGATTCGTCAGTGTAGTGGGGGATGACGACTTCGGAAAATTCTGTATAGCTGAGCTGCAGCGTATGGGCGTGAATACAGAACATGTAACCCGATTGTCTGGCATCAGGACAGGTGTGACTCTATCCCTATCCACACCTGACGACCGCGGGTTGTTAACATATGCTGGCAGCATCCCGTTATTGACACCTAATTATATTCCGGAGTCGTTGTTGCAGCAGGCAGCACATCTTCATTTTGGTTCCTATTATTTACAAGATGGGATGAGACCCCACTGGCTTGGTCTTTTTGCAAAGTTGCGGGTAAACGGGATCAGCACGTCTTTTGATACTGGTTGGGATGTATCCAATCAATGGGACCGTGAGGGCATAAGTGAATTACTGACGGTGACGGATTTGTTTATTCCCAGCGAGGATGAATTACTGCACATTTTCCCTGCCGATAGGATAGCCGATGTGCTTGACTCTATGCTTCCTGCTGTGGCGGGAATTGTAGCCGTCAAACAAGGGTCAAAAGGCGCTACACTGCGCGAGCTGAACGAAAGTAGAATATCGGCCGAATCTTACACTTTGACGCCCGTCGATACGACAGGGGCAGGGGACTGTTTCAACGCAGGAATCATATATGGATACTTGCTAGGAATGCGAAGCGAAGAACTGCTGCGATTTGCCAAT
- the melA gene encoding alpha-galactosidase translates to MTKISIIGAGSAFTREIAMDILLIEGLEGGTIALVDIDERRLELARRLVLQIVERTGKKWEVLSSTDRREVIGGSQFVINQIEVGGLETVRYEYEIPLKYGVKQCIGDTLGPGGLFKTLRTLPSWMEIVQDVETLCPDCIILNYTNPMSAVTLLTSRITDIPVVGLCHSIQNTSAQLAEYAGVPYEEMSWKAGGINHMSWFVQLSHAGRDLYPVLLEKIQSPELLRQDPVRFDAMKYLGAFVSESSGHFSEYIPYYRKRQSLIDQHCSTGYNGATGFYADNWPIWRRENDEQIVSQLEGTAALELKSSNEYAAIIIEAVTKNEPKVIYGNVPNRGLIENLQADGVVEVACLVDGKGVQPCRFGRLPEHLAALCRSNMAFFDLAVEAVRRSDREMARHALMLDPLTAAVCSLEEIGSMFDELYEAEQGFVPVLK, encoded by the coding sequence ATGACTAAAATCTCAATAATCGGAGCGGGCAGTGCATTTACGCGCGAGATCGCTATGGATATCCTGCTGATTGAAGGCTTGGAGGGTGGCACCATTGCCCTGGTAGATATTGACGAGCGGCGGCTTGAGTTGGCACGCAGGCTAGTGCTTCAAATTGTAGAACGGACAGGCAAGAAGTGGGAGGTGCTTTCCTCTACGGATCGCAGAGAGGTCATTGGCGGATCACAGTTCGTAATTAACCAAATTGAAGTTGGCGGGCTGGAGACGGTTCGTTATGAATATGAAATTCCGCTGAAATACGGGGTAAAACAATGCATTGGCGATACGCTGGGCCCCGGAGGACTGTTTAAGACACTCCGTACCCTTCCCAGCTGGATGGAAATTGTACAGGACGTTGAAACGCTCTGTCCAGACTGCATCATTCTGAACTATACCAATCCAATGTCTGCGGTTACACTCCTGACTTCCCGCATTACGGACATTCCGGTCGTGGGACTATGCCATTCCATCCAGAATACGTCCGCTCAACTGGCGGAATATGCCGGCGTTCCATATGAAGAAATGTCATGGAAAGCCGGAGGGATTAACCATATGTCCTGGTTCGTTCAGCTGTCCCATGCAGGAAGGGATCTATATCCTGTTCTGTTGGAGAAGATACAAAGTCCTGAGCTGCTGCGGCAGGACCCGGTCCGATTTGATGCGATGAAATACTTGGGTGCATTCGTCTCGGAATCTAGCGGCCATTTCTCGGAATATATCCCGTATTACCGTAAACGCCAATCACTTATCGACCAGCACTGCAGCACAGGTTATAACGGAGCCACGGGATTCTATGCTGACAACTGGCCGATCTGGCGGCGAGAGAATGATGAGCAGATCGTTTCACAGCTTGAGGGAACCGCAGCGCTTGAGCTGAAATCCAGTAACGAATATGCAGCCATTATCATTGAAGCAGTAACGAAGAATGAGCCGAAAGTTATTTATGGTAACGTTCCTAACCGGGGGTTGATTGAAAATCTTCAGGCTGATGGTGTCGTGGAAGTGGCCTGTCTCGTGGACGGGAAAGGCGTTCAGCCTTGTCGTTTTGGAAGACTGCCTGAGCATTTGGCCGCATTGTGCCGCTCAAACATGGCATTCTTTGACCTGGCTGTGGAAGCGGTACGGAGGAGTGACCGGGAAATGGCTCGTCATGCACTGATGCTCGACCCGCTAACTGCTGCGGTATGTTCTCTGGAGGAGATTGGAAGCATGTTCGATGAATTGTATGAGGCGGAACAGGGTTTTGTTCCGGTATTGAAATGA